One Actinosynnema pretiosum DNA segment encodes these proteins:
- a CDS encoding MFS transporter — MSASSGSASPDSAAPGERTAEERPERDRRIAAAVLPALVASVLGLLPFTVYSTFLVPIADAAGEGDATVGALRGLGGVGAVLVGVAAAPLIGRVPPGRVAAWGLLLLAAASLVGTVAELPALAAFCLLIGVSNAVLYPALTTAAADRFGEGPSAARAATLVTATKTLAATLVAPLVALPALWWGWRGDLVAIAVLAVALTPVLLRHGRERHVPAARHGYLAAFRGLAAVPGARALLLVSFGQAAAFQGHLAYLAPFYADRFGLAPGLFALVWTLSGASFFLGNLITGRLVNTTGSDLRARRALHVFLPLALLSLLGVYLAPALPLALVCTAVLSASHAVGVASVVTLLVRRGGDLRGTALGVNASGMSLGLFLGAAAGGAGLAAGGYPGAAAVFGLFTALCVAAAATVRAAPRTPAAGRDPSPR; from the coding sequence GTGAGCGCGTCCTCCGGCAGCGCGTCCCCGGACAGCGCGGCCCCCGGTGAGCGGACGGCCGAGGAGCGCCCCGAGCGCGACCGGCGCATCGCCGCCGCCGTGCTGCCCGCCCTGGTGGCCTCGGTGCTGGGCCTGCTGCCCTTCACCGTCTACAGCACGTTCCTGGTGCCCATCGCCGACGCGGCGGGCGAGGGCGACGCCACCGTCGGCGCGCTGCGCGGCCTCGGCGGGGTCGGCGCGGTCCTGGTCGGCGTGGCCGCCGCCCCGCTGATCGGCCGGGTGCCGCCCGGCCGGGTCGCCGCCTGGGGCCTGCTGCTGCTCGCCGCAGCCTCCCTGGTCGGCACGGTCGCCGAACTGCCCGCGCTGGCCGCGTTCTGCCTGCTGATCGGCGTGTCGAACGCGGTGCTCTACCCGGCGCTCACCACGGCGGCGGCCGACCGGTTCGGCGAAGGCCCGTCCGCCGCCCGCGCCGCCACCCTGGTCACCGCGACCAAGACCCTGGCCGCCACGCTCGTCGCCCCGCTGGTCGCGCTGCCCGCGCTGTGGTGGGGCTGGCGCGGCGACCTGGTCGCGATCGCGGTCCTCGCCGTCGCGCTCACGCCCGTGCTGCTCCGGCACGGCCGCGAGCGGCACGTCCCGGCCGCGCGGCACGGCTACCTCGCGGCGTTCCGGGGCCTGGCCGCCGTGCCGGGCGCCCGCGCGCTCCTGCTGGTCTCGTTCGGCCAGGCCGCCGCCTTCCAGGGCCACCTCGCCTACCTGGCCCCGTTCTACGCCGACCGGTTCGGCCTGGCGCCCGGCCTGTTCGCGCTGGTGTGGACGCTCAGCGGCGCCTCGTTCTTCCTCGGCAACCTGATCACCGGCCGCCTGGTCAACACCACCGGCTCCGACCTGCGGGCCCGCCGCGCGCTGCACGTGTTCCTGCCGCTCGCGCTGCTGTCGCTGCTCGGCGTGTACCTGGCGCCCGCGCTGCCGCTCGCCCTGGTGTGCACGGCCGTGCTGTCGGCCAGCCACGCGGTGGGCGTGGCCTCGGTGGTGACGCTGCTGGTGCGCCGGGGCGGCGACCTGCGCGGGACCGCGCTGGGCGTCAACGCCTCCGGCATGAGCCTCGGCCTGTTCCTGGGCGCGGCGGCCGGTGGCGCGGGCCTCGCCGCGGGCGGTTATCCGGGGGCCGCCGCGGTGTTCGGCCTGTTCACCGCGCTCTGCGTCGCCGCGGCCGCGACCGTCCGCGCCGCCCCCCGAACCCCGGCCGCAGGCCGGGACCCGAGCCCGAGATGA